The proteins below come from a single Sorghum bicolor cultivar BTx623 chromosome 4, Sorghum_bicolor_NCBIv3, whole genome shotgun sequence genomic window:
- the LOC8076077 gene encoding receptor-like protein 2 — MQREHHSSCKSKVSRLAKSFFGIVLLLTMAYPATSCNEQEKSSLLQFLTELSHEDGVAMSWRDGTDCCKWEGITCNESGAVIEVSLASRSLEGSISSSLSKLTDLLRLNLSHNSLSGNLPSGLMSSGNITVLDVSFNRLSGTLKEPLLSITEHPLQVLNISSNMFTGEFPSTIWEKTRNLIAINASNNSFQGCIPSSFCISSSSFSVLDLSFNQFSGSIPAGLGKCSELRIVKAGHNRLSGSLSEEFFNATSLEHLSFPNNGLHGLLNGAHIMKLRNLANLDLGGNMLNGKIPESIGQLKRLLELHLNNNNMSGELPSALSNCTNIIMIDLKSNNFSGKLQKINFFNLPNLQALDLLYNNFTGTIPESIYSCSNLIALRLSSNNLHGQLSPRIRNLKSLVFLSLGANNFTNITNTLHILKDCRNLTTLLIGTSFKGEAMPQDEIIDGFQNLRVLSITDCSLSGNIPLWLSKLKNLEMLFLNRNQLSGSIPAWIKNLNSLFHLDLSRNNLTGELPTALTEMPMLRTETATAHMDLRASEFELPLYLDHSFQYRIASTFKKTLDLGRNNLTGVIPQEIVQLKSLEKLNFSFNSLSGEIPQQLSKLTNLQVLDLSSNHLTGAIPSALSNLHFLSEFNVSHNDLEGPIPSGGQLSTFPSSSFDGNPKLCGIIVAKLCGSVEAPTVSVHSPKKMNKMVAFFIAFGPFFVVGVLYDQIVLSRYFG; from the coding sequence ATGCAGAGAGAACACCATTCTTCATGCAAAAGCAAGGTCAGTAGGCTGGCCAAATCTTTCTTTGGTATTGTGCTGCTACTCACCATGGCCTATCCTGCCACCTCATGCAATGAGCAGGAGAAGAGCTCCCTACTCCAGTTCCTTACTGAACTATCACATGAAGATGGTGTTGCCATGTCCTGGCGGGATGGCACAGACTGCTGCAAGTGGGAAGGCATCACCTGCAATGAAAGTGGAGCAGTTATTGAGGTCTCTCTGGCATCTAGAAGCCTTGAAGGCAGCATCTCGTCATCCCTTAGCAAGCTCACCGACTTGTTGCGGCTCAATCTGTCACACAACTCACTGTCTGGTAACCTGCCATCAGGACTAATGTCATCTGGCAACATAACTGTTCTTGATGTGAGTTTCAACCGTCTCAGTGGCACCCTGAAAGAGCCTCTTCTGTCAATCACCGAGCATCCATTGCAAGTACTCAACATCTCAAGCAACATGTTTACAGGAGAATTCCCATCCACAATTTGGGAGAAAACAAGAAATCTTATTGCCATCAATGCAAGCAACAATAGTTTTCAAGGATGTATACCATCTTCTTTCTGCATCAGCTCATCATCCTTTTCAGTGCTTGACCTTTCCTTCAACCAATTCAGTGGCAGCATTCCAGCTGGTTTAGGTAAATGCTCTGAACTTAGAATAGTCAAGGCTGGCCACAACCGCCTCAGTGGATCCCTCTCAGAAGAGTTCTTCAACGCTACATCATTAGAGCACCTCTCTTTCCCAAACAATGGTTTGCATGGATTACTTAATGGTGCACACATAATGAAGCTTAGAAATCTGGCTAACCTTGATCTTGGAGGTAATATGCTAAATGGCAAGATTCCGGAGTCCATAGGCCAGCTCAAGAGGCTGTTGGAGCTCCATTTGAACAACAATAACATGTCCGGGGAGTTGCCATCAGCTCTAAGCAATTGCACAAATATCATAATGATTGACCTCAAGAGCAACAACTTTAGTGGAAAGCTTCAGAAAATCAACTTCTTCAACCTGCCCAATCTACAAGCATTAGATCTTCTGTACAACAACTTCACTGGCACAATTCCAGAAAGCATATACTCATGCAGCAACCTAATTGCATTGCGGCTATCCAGCAACAACTTACATGGGCAGCTCTCACCGAGAATAAGAAATTTGAAATCTCTTGTTTTCCTGTCACTTGGTGCCAacaattttacaaatattactAATACACTTCATATCCTGAAGGACTGTAGGAATCTCACCACCCTACTTATCGGGACCAGCTTCAAGGGTGAGGCCATGCCACAAGATGAAATAATTGATGGTTTTCAGAATCTTCGGGTTCTTTCCATAACTGATTGCTCGTTGTCAGGGAATATACCTCTCTGGCTATCAAAGCTCAAGAATTTGGAGATGCTATTTTTGAACAGGAATCAGCTCAGTGGGTCAATACCAGCCTGGATCAAAAACTTAAATTCACTTTTTCACCTGGACCTATCACGTAATAACCTTACAGGGGAGTTACCAACAGCTTTGACAGAGATGCCAATGCTAAGAACAGAAACGGCTACAGCCCATATGGATTTGAGGGCATCTGAGTTTGAGCTTCCTCTTTATTTAGATCATTCATTTCAATACCGGATAGCCAGTACTTTCAAAAAAACACTGGATCTTGGTCGGAATAACTTAACAGGTGTCATACCGCAGGAGATTGTTCAGTTGAAATCGCTTGAGAAGCTCAAtttcagcttcaacagcttgtCAGGAGAGATTCCACAGCAGCTCAGCAAGCTTACAAATCTGCAAGTGCTAGACTTGTCTAGCAACCATTTAACAGGTGCAATCCCATCAGCACTGAGCAACCTGCACTTCCTCTCTGAATTCAATGTTTCTCATAATGACCTGGAAGGGCCTATCCCGAGTGGAGGCCAGCTTAGTACATTTCCAAGTTCTAGCTTTGATGGGAACCCAAAGTTATGCGGGATTATAGTTGCTAAACTCTGTGGCTCGGTTGAAGCACCTACAGTATCTGTTCACTCCCCAAAAAAAATGAACAAAATGGTCGCCTTTTTTATTGCTTTTGGGCCTTTCTTTGTTGTAGGGGTGCTGTATGATCAAATAGTTTTGTCAAGGTATTTTGGTTAG
- the LOC8076079 gene encoding cytosolic sulfotransferase 5: MHGGTCKHEHEALMESKQGDESPAVTDDDVFPANFAEIVASLPRGPPCSIFPSVRLYRGFWVPTGFLLNLPRAHALFVERRPADILLASFPKSGTTWLKALAFATARRSVHSPLNGAAGHPLLSSSSHNCVALLDILGLLESNDDDGNDDTMAPPPRLLSTHLPYSLLPRRATADGGGGNSSGCRFVYIARDPKDTLVSAWHFDAGLRRSAAAEGREGGGGAGLEFEEAFELYCQGHGGMAPQWEHVREYWEASKRTPGSVLFLRYEEMLQDPEGNLKKMAEFMGCPFSAAEDDAGVVRAIVELCSLEKQRSLAVNITGAYANVLEDVVVTTAVENKYFFRKGIVGDWRNHMTPEMAARLDGIVEEALKASGFTFGVHQYK; encoded by the coding sequence ATGCATGGAGGCACATGCAAACACGAACACGAAGCACTAATGGAGAGCAAGCAGGGTGACGAGTCCCCGGCAGTGACCGACGACGACGTCTTCCCGGCGAACTTCGCCGAGATCGTGGCGTCTCTTCCAAGAGGGCCACCGTGCTCGATTTTTCCTTCCGTCCGTCTGTACCGCGGGTTCTGGGTCCCCACCGGCTTCCTGCTGAACCTCCCGAGAGCCCACGCCTTGTTCGTGGAGCGCCGGCCCGCCGACATCCTCCTGGCGAGCTTCCCCAAGAGCGGCACCACCTGGCTCAAGGCCCTCGCCTTCGCCACGGCGCGCAGGTCCGTCCACTCGCCGCTCAACGGCGCCGCCGGACACCCGCTCCTCTCCAGCAGCTCCCACAACTGCGTCGCGTTGCTCGACATCCTAGGGTTATTAGAAAGCAACGACGATGACGGCAACGACGACACGATGGCGCCACCGCCGCGTCTCCTTAGCACGCACTTGCCCTACTCCCTGCTCCCGAGACGCGCCAcggcggacggcggcggcggcaacagcTCCGGGTGCCGGTTCGTGTACATCGCCAGGGACCCCAAGGACACGCTGGTCTCCGCGTGGCATTTCGATGCAGGTCTGCGGAGGTCGGCGGCCGCAGAAGGCcgcgaaggaggaggaggagctggcTTGGAGTTCGAGGAGGCGTTCGAGCTCTACTGCCAAGGTCATGGCGGGATGGCCCCGCAGTGGGAGCACGTCCGCGAGTACTGGGAGGCGAGCAAGAGGACGCCAGGGAGCGTGCTGTTCCTCAGGTACGAGGAGATGCTGCAGGACCCGGAGGGCAACCTGAAGAAGATGGCGGAGTTCATGGGGTGCCCGTTCTCCGCGGCGGAGGACGACGCCGGCGTGGTGCGCGCCATCGTTGAGCTTTGCAGCCTGGAGAAGCAGCGGAGCCTGGCGGTGAACATTACCGGAGCTTACGCCAACGTTCTGGAGGATGTGGTGGTGACGACCGCCGTCGAGAACAAGTATTTCTTCAGGAAGGGGATCGTGGGGGACTGGAGGAACCATATGACACCGGAGATGGCAGCAAGGTTGGATGGCATTGTTGAGGAGGCACTCAAGGCATCAGGATTTACCTTTGGGGTGCATCAATACAAGTAA
- the LOC8076081 gene encoding cytosolic sulfotransferase 10, whose translation MHRAIDEAIMESKKGDESPALPHDDVFPANFAEIVASLPRGPPCSIFPNVRLYRGFWVPTGFLLNLPRAHALFEERRPADILLASFPKSGTTWLKALAFATARRSVHSPLDAAHPLLSTNSHECVAFLDTLRWSSSVESDDDGGTTAAAAAPRLLGTHMPYSLLPRRATADGGGCRIVYIARDPKDTLVSTWHFDVSLRTSSAAVERGERPTAAAAGATFEEVFELYCQGHCGLGPQWEHVREYWEASKRTPGSVLFLRYEEMLQDPVGNLKKMAEFMGCPFSAAEEDAGVVRAILELCSLDKQRSLAVNKTGAYAYVNAREGLVTQVVDNKHFFRKGIMGDWRNHMSPEMAARLDGIVEEALKGSGFTFGYTNTNN comes from the coding sequence ATGCATAGAGCCATAGACGAAGCAATAATGGAGAGCAAGAAGGGTGACGAGTCCCCGGCACTGCCCCACGACGACGTCTTCCCGGCGAACTTCGCCGAGATCGTGGCGTCTCTTCCCAGAGGGCCACCGTGCTCGATTTTTCCTAACGTCCGTCTGTACCGCGGGTTCTGGGTCCCCACCGGCTTCCTGCTGAACCTCCCGAGAGCCCACGCCTTGTTCGAGGAGCGCCGGCCCGCCGACATCCTCCTGGCGAGCTTCCCCAAGAGCGGCACCACCTGGCTCAAGGCCCTCGCCTTCGCCACGGCGCGCCGGTCCGTCCACTCGCCGCTCGACGCCGCCCACCCTCTCCTCTCCACCAACTCCCACGAGTGCGTCGCGTTCCTCGACACTCTACGTTGGTCGTCATCCGTAGAAAGCGATGACGACGGCggcacgacggcggcggcggcggcgccgcgtcTCCTCGGCACGCACATGCCCTACTCCCTGCTCCCGAGACGAGCGACGGCGGACGGCGGCGGGTGCCGGATCGTGTACATCGCCAGAGACCCCAAGGACACGCTGGTCTCCACGTGGCATTTCGATGTGAGCTTGCGGACGTCGAGCGCGGCCGTAGAACGCGGCGAGCGCCcgacagcggcggcggcaggagCCACCTTCGAGGAGGTGTTCGAGCTCTACTGCCAAGGCCACTGCGGGCTGGGCCCGCAGTGGGAGCACGTCCGCGAGTACTGGGAGGCGAGCAAGAGGACGCCAGGGAGCGTGCTGTTCCTCAGGTACGAGGAGATGCTGCAGGACCCGGTGGGCAACCTGAAGAAGATGGCGGAGTTCATGGGGTGCCCGTtctcggcggcggaggaggacgcCGGCGTCGTGCGCGCCATCCTTGAACTGTGCAGCCTGGACAAGCAGCGGAGCCTGGCGGTGAACAAGACCGGAGCTTACGCCTACGTCAACGCTCGGGAGGGCTTGGTGACACAAGTCGTGGACAACAAGCATTTCTTCAGGAAGGGGATCATGGGGGACTGGAGGAACCACATGTCGCCGGAGATGGCAGCGAGGCTGGATGGCATCGTCGAGGAGGCACTCAAGGGATCGGGATTTACCTTTGGGTACACCAATACAAATAATTAG
- the LOC8076082 gene encoding thiosulfate sulfurtransferase 16, chloroplastic: MTIQHQRSDFREDYFKGELSHRAVSQHILMKGYHFVLPHLHSQNSQLIRGHSCYLVSMASPVTSSDKEQVIIPTIDADQAHALLSSGHGYVDVRMREDFDKAHAPGARNVPYYLSVTPEGKEKNPHFVEEVAALCGKDDVFIVACNTGNRSRFATADLVNAGFKNVRNLQGGYRSFLQSANQQRPQQQ; the protein is encoded by the exons ATGACGATACAGCATCAAAGGTCAGACTTCAGAGAAGATTATTTTAAGGGAGAACTATCGCATAGAGCTGTTAGCCAGCATATCCTGATGAAGGGATATCACTTCGTCCTGCCGCATCTGCATAGTCAGAACTCACAACTCATCAGAGGTCATTCCTGTTACCTTGTATCAATGGCATCTCCAGTGACCAGCAG CGACAAGGAGCAGGTCATCATCCCTACCATCGACGCTGACCAGGCGCATGCGTTGTTGAGCTCTGGCCATGGCTATGTGGATGTCAG GATGCGGGAGGACTTCGACAAGGCGCATGCACCCGGTGCTCGGAATGTTCCCTACTACCTGTCAGTCACGCCGGAAG GGAAGGAGAAAAATCCACACTTTGTAGAGGAAGTGGCTGCGCTCTGTGGGAAGGATGATGTCTTCATTGTG GCTTGCAACACGGGGAACAGATCCAGGTTTGCGACCGCAGACCTTGTAAACGCG GGGTTCAAGAACGTGAGGAACCTGCAAGGTGGCTACCGCTCCTTTCTCCAGAGTGCAAATCAGCAGCGACCTCAACAGCAGTAA
- the LOC8074653 gene encoding translation factor GUF1 homolog, chloroplastic: MATGATASRLAVLAPRPLAPAPGRRRHAPAPGCGPSRPRGLHAAPRGRVLCLAAPAPAAPSTTDAGQDRLRKVPISNIRNFCIIAHIDHGKSTLADKLLELTGTVQKREMKEQFLDNMDLERERGITIKLQAARMRYVMNNEPYCLNLIDTPGHVDFSYEVSRSLAACEGALLVVDASQGVEAQTLANVYLALENNLEIIPVLNKIDLPGAEPDRVAQEIEEIIGLDCSDAIRCSAKEGIGITEILDALVTKIPPPKDTAKDPLRALIFDSYYDPYRGVIVYFRVIDGSIKKGDKICFMANGKEYVADEIGVLSPNQMQVDELYAGEVGYLSASIRSVADARVGDTITHYSKKADHALPGYSQATPMVFCGLFPIDADQFEELREALEKLQLNDAALKFEPESSSAMGFGFRCGFLGLLHMEIVQERLEREYNLNLIITAPSVVYRVNCVDGETVECSNPSLLPEPGKRRSIEEPYVKIEMLTPKDYIGSIMDLAQDRRGEFKEMNFITESRAKLIYELPLAEMVGDFFDQLKSRSKGYASMEYSLIGYRESQLVKLDIQINGDPVEALSTIVHRDKAYAVGRALTQKLKELIPRQMFKVPIQACIGTKVIASEALSAIRKDVLSKCYGGDITRKKKLLKKQAEGKKRMKAIGRVDVPQEAFMAVLKLEKEVL, from the exons ATGGCCACCGGCGCCACCGCCTCCCGCCTCGCCGTCCTCGCACCGCGGCCGTTGGCCCCCGCGCCGGGACGCCGGCGACATGCCCCTGCTCCCGGTTGCGGTCCTTCCCGTCCGCGCGGTCTCCACGCCGCGCCTCGCGGCCGCGTCCTCTGCCTCGCGGCACCCGCGCCCGCTGCTCCTTCCACCACCGACGCCGGCCAGGACCGCCTCCGGAAG GTGCCCATTTCGAATATCAGGAACTTCTGCATCATCGCGCACATCGACCACGGCAAGTCCACGCTGGCGGATAAGCTGCTAGAGCTCACTGGCACGGTGCAGAAGAGAGAGATGAAGGAGCAGTTTCTGGATAACATGGACctggagagggagagagggatCACTATCAAATTGCAG GCAGCTCGGATGCGCTATGTCATGAATAATGAGCCTTACTGCCTGAATTTGATTGATACACCAGGGCATGTTGATTTCTCATATGAG GTTTCCCGCTCTCTTGCTGCCTGTGAGGGCGCACTTCTTGTTGTTGATGCTTCTCAG GGCGTTGAAGCTCAGACATTAGCGAATGTATATCTTGCGTTGGAAAACAATCTTGAAATCATACCG GTTCTAAATAAAATAGATCTTCCTGGTGCTGAACCTGACCGTGTCGCACAGGAAATTGAAGAG ATAATTGGGTTGGACTGCAGTGACGCAATTCGGTGTTCAGCAAAG GAAGGCATAGGCATCACTGAAATACTAGATGCCCTTGTGACCAAAATCCCCCCACCGAAAGATACGGCAAAAGATCCTCTCAGGGCTCTTATATTTGACAG CTATTATGATCCATACAGAGGTGTAATTGTGTACTTCCGTGTTATTGACGGCAGTATAAAGAAAGGGGACAAGATCTGTTTTATGGCCAATGGAAAG GAATATGTTGCTGATGAAATTGGAGTACTATCCCCAAATCAGATGCAAGTTGACGAACTATATGCTGGCGAG GTTGGTTATCTCTCCGCTTCTATAAGATCAGTAGCAGATGCCAGGGTTGGTGATACAATTACTCATTATTCAAAGAAAGCAGATCATGCTTTACCAGGATATTCTCAAGCCACTCCAATGGTTTTTTGTGGCTTGTTCCCTATAGATGCTGATCA GTTTGAGGAGCTGCGGGAAGCTCTGGAAAAACTTCAGCTAAATGATGCTGCCCTAAAG TTTGAACCAGAATCTTCTAGTGCCATGGGGTTTGGCTTCAGATGTGGTTTCCTTGGTCTTCTCCATATGGAAATTGTTCAG gAAAGGCTTGAGAGGGAATACAACTTGAACTTAATAATTACTGCACCAAGTGTGGTATACCGTGTGAACTGTGTAGATGGTGAAACC GTTGAATGTTCAAATCCATCCTTGCTTCCGGAGCCCGGGAAGCGGAGGTCTATAGAAGAACCATATGTGAAG ATTGAAATGCTTACACCGAAGGATTATATTGGTTCAATAATGGATCTGGCTCAAGATAGAAGAGGTGAATTCAAGGAAATGAACTTCATCACAGAAAGCAGGGCCAAACTTATTTATGAGCTACCACTAGCCGAG ATGGTTGGCGATTTCTTTgatcaactgaaatcacgaagtaAAGGATATGCTAGCATGGAATATTCACTTATCGG GTACAGAGAAAGTCAACTAGTAAAGCTAGATATACAAATCAACGGGGATCCTGTTGAGGCGTTGTCAACAATTGTACACAGAGATAAG gCATATGCTGTTGGCAGGGCACTTACTCAAAAACTCAAGGAACTCATACCTCGGCAAATGTTTAAAGTTCCTATTCAA GCATGTATTGGCACAAAGGTCATTGCGAGCGAAGCCCTGTCTGCCATCAGGAAGGATGTCCTATCAAAATGCTATG GTGGTGATATAACAAGGAAAAAGAAGTTGCTGAAGAAACAG GCTGAaggaaagaaaaggatgaaGGCAATAGGAAGGGTTGATGTTCCTCAAGAAGCATTCATGGCCGTGTTGAAACTGGAGAAGGAGGTGCTATGA
- the LOC8076083 gene encoding protein MEI2-like 7 has protein sequence MPPGPCTLVPPAVRQVSPKPGTNPTGPLRVPLPRHTLYKAGRPAADHGSSERGRASPRPTECVPSVLAALAVLTGTPAATMSATKLNPFAAPFPCPYPLAPPAPPPFPLADACPPRFPFVTYCCVASPQGHLGLGFCFPVQQCSSPPALRKGVPAAPPHGLPPHKLMAAFSGPCRAGKQRQALPPVPMKPVASAAAADAAPAQVPAAKRKPRMARLLKAESWSQAKAPRPRKARGPRARLTAQREAPPTSLYTKRPRDWVKPEPSELGDCTTIMLRNIPNKLRSGDMISLLDEQCARANRAAGVVVAAYDVLYLPMDFRCRKEANFGYAFINLTTTAAAKELYCSLQNCCWKVHGSKKVINIDRATQQGKAMLVRHLEKMRLERAKDEFLPVEFSPPRDGVNVPAAPRRIRMARRRGARTASKAKAISS, from the exons ATGCCGCCCGGGCCCTGTACCCTGGTCCCACCGGCAGTGAGACAAGTTTCGCCCAAGCCCGGCACCAACCCTACCGGCCCACTCCGGGTCCCCTTGCCTCGCCACACGCTCTAtaaagccggccggccggccgcggaCCACGGCTCCAGCGAACGCGGCCGCGCTTCGCCTCGTCCGACCGAGTGCGTCCCTTCCGTGCTTGCAGCCCTCGCCGTGCTCACCGGCACACCCGCAGCCACCATGTCCGCCACGAAGCTCAACCCGTTCGCGGCGCCGTTCCCATGCCCCTACCCCctcgcgccgccggcgccgcccccGTTCCCGCTCGCCGACGCCTGCCCGCCGCGGTTCCCATTCGTCACCTACTGCTGCGTCGCCTCCCCGCAGGGCCACCTCGGCCTCGGCTTCTGCTTTCCCGTGCAGCAGTGCTCCTCCCCGCCGGCCCTCCGCAAGGGCGTCCCCGCGGCGCCGCCGCACGGCCTCCCGCCGCACAAGCTCATGGCGGCGTTCTCCGGCCCCTGCAGAGCAGGGAAGCAGCGCCAGGCCCTGCCCCCAGTGCCTATGAAGCCGGTCGCCTCTGCCGCCGCAGCCGACGCCGCGCCTGCCCAGGTGCCGGCGGCGAAGCGCAAGCCGCGGATGGCGCGGCTGCTGAAGGCGGAGAGCTGGAGCCAGGCTAAGGCGCCGCGGCCACGGAAGGCGCGGGGTCCGCGCGCGCGCCTGACCGCGCAGCGTGAGGCGCCGCCGACGTCCCTCTACACGAAGCGGCCGCGGGATTGGGTGAAGCCGGAGCCTTCGGAGCTCGGCGACTGCACCACCATCATGCTTCGCAATATCCCCAACAAGCTCAG GAGCGGCGATATGATCAGTTTGCTCGACGAGCAGTGCGCGCGCGCGAACAGGGCCGCCGGCGTCGTTGTCGCAGCGTACGACGTCTTGTACTTGCCGATGGACTTCAG GTGCAGGAAAGAGGCCAACTTCGGCTACGCGTTCATCAACTTGACGACTACGGCGGCAGCCAAGGAGCTCTACTGCTCCCTGCAAAACTGCTGCTGGAAAGTGCACGGCTCCAAGAAGGTGATCAACATCGACCGGGCCACGCAGCAG GGCAAGGCGATGCTGGTGAGGCATTTGGAGAAGATGAGGCTGGAGCGCGCCAAGGACGAGTTCCTGCCGGTGGAGTTCTCCCCGCCGCGCGACGGCGTCAACGTCCCCGCCGCGCCCAGGCGCATCCGCATGGCTCGCCGGCGGGGCGCCCGCACCGCATCCAAGGCCAAGGCTatctctagctag